Sequence from the Candidatus Brocadia sp. genome:
TTAAACGTATAGTAGCCATTCCCTTTTGGGTTATTATCCAAATACGGAATAAGAATCAGACCTAGAATAATTATGCTTGGCAGTACAACGCCGGCATACCATGGGTCAAAATAAACCAACGCTTCTTGTAAACCGAGAAAGTACCAGGGAGCCTTTGCGGGGTTTTCTGCTTGTCCGGGATTCGACAATTCCCTCAAAGGCGCATCCACAAAATACGAATAAAAAAGCAGCCCTACCGTAACAAAAATAGCAGCTAAAAACTCCTTAGCAACCAGGGTGGGCCATGCAAACACCTTGTCGTCTTTAAATTCGACTAATCCTTTCTTTTCCTGCCTAACTTCCATGGAACCACTCCTCAGAAATATCTTCGATAGATTATGACAAAACTTTTCCAAACATCACAAGGGACCAGAGATACCACCGTCTTTACGTACTCTCCAGAAATGAACCATCATCAAAGCTGAAGCCACTACCGGTATTCCAATACAATGCCACACATACGCACGCAATAAGGCAGGAGCTTCAATCAACGTTCCACCTAACAAAGCAAAGCGAATATCATTATCAGGTCTCATTCCTAAAATGTATGAAAATGGCCCCTCATGACCCAAAAAGGGTGTTGCGCGAGCCATATTCGTGCCAACCGTAATAGCCCAATATCCAAGTTGATCCCAGGGCAACAAATACCCTGTAAAACTCAACAGGAATGTGAGAACCAACAAGAACACTCCAACTACCCAATTAAACTGCCTTGGCGGTTTATACGAACCTGTTAAAAACACCCTGAACATGTGTATACTTACCGTAATAACCATCGCATGAGCGCCCCAGCGATGAGAATTTCTTAAAAACCTGCCAAATGGTACTACATACATCAAATCCACAATATCTGCATAAGCCCTGTTCACATCGGGAACATAATAAAACATTAACAGAATTCCTGTTATTGCCTCAAAGAGGAATATAAAAAACGTAATCCCCCCCATACACCAGGTAAAACGGATCTTCGTACCATGCTCCCGAACTTTTGCCGGGTGCAAATGCAACCATACGTTGCTTATAATCTGAAGAGCCCTGTTCCTCGGGGTGTCTGTGTAACCGTGGCGAAATACAGATCTCCAAATTTCATTGTCCGTAATTTTCTTTTTTAATTCAGGAATCAGTTTCATTTGAACATTCCTTTCTCCGTTTTCCTTTTTTACTATTTCCTCCCCTCATATTAAAAATTATCCTCCTATTCCTCCCTTTCTAATGTCTTATTTATTTCTTCGTTAGGCTTCCAAAGCACACGCTTTAAAGTTATCACGTTTACGGGACAATCCTTACAATTTCCACATCGAATACAAACATCGGTATATTTTATTACAATGCCATCTTTGCTAACAAAAGGACGATACTCTTTGTTTTCGTCACTCACATCCACCTGTTTCAGTGCACCCACAGGGCATACCATACTGCATCGGCCGCAAAGGATACACTCATTTGTCTCCACATTGATGCTCAGGTCGCACTTCAGGCAACGCAAAGCTTCTATCCTTGCCTGGTCTTCGCTAAGACCGAGCTCTACCAAATTAAATGTGCCCTCCCTCTCCCCCACGGGGAGCATTTCCATGTTTTGACGGGGCACAGCATCAAAATTTTCTTCCCGCAAATTAAATTCACCATCCAAAAGCGTAACCCAGACCTTCTTCTTAGGTTCTTGAATCTCTTCTCCTCTGATATACTTATCGATAGATTTCGCGGCAGTGTGTCCTTGTGCAATACATTCAATAATTGTACTTGGACCAAGTGTTACGTCACCACCGGCAAAAATGCCTTCCTTATTGGTCAAGAGGTTATCATCAACGGTAATCGTTCCCCATTTTGTAACGTTTATCCCGTGACCATCTCCAAGAAATTTGAGGTCGGCTTCCTGACTGATGGCAGTAATGATACAATCTGTTTCCAGCATAAATTCAGAATTGGGAATTGGTTCAGGCCTCCTTCGTCCGGTACTATCGGGCTTACCAAGCCTCATTTTAATGCATTCCAGGGCCTTTACCCTTCCATTTTCAGCAATTACCCTGATTGGCGCCGACAAGAAATGAAACCGGACGCCTTCATGCTCTGCCTCTTCTATTTCCCAAGACAACGCGGGCATCTCTTCACGGGTTCTCCTATAAACAATAAACGCCTCCTGGCCCAACCGTTTGGCTGTTCTAACAGCATCTATTGCAGAATTTCCTCCACCAATGACTGCAACCTTTTTCCCCGGACTTCGTGTATCACCATCATTAACATTTTTCAGGAATTCCAGACAATCCATAACACCCACGGTGCCTTCTTCTCCTGGAATTTCAAGCCTTTTTCCCTTTTGTGCACCAACTGCTATAAATACGGCCTTATATCCTTCCCTGAACAAATCAGGAATCGTTTTTCCTGGGCCTCCAATAGGAGTATTTGTCTTTATCTCAACGCCCCGCGCCAGAATATGACTTACATCAAACATTATCTGCTCACGCGGTAACCTGTACGATGGGATAGCCCACATCATCATACCACCAACCTGGGACTCCTTTTCAAAAACCGTCACTCTGTAACCCATCCCTGCAAGGTCATACGCAGCCGTCAAACCTGCAGGACCGGCACCAATCACGGCAACTTTTTCTTCTCTTTGCTTTACATTTGGCGGTGGAATCCGTATCTTGTTCTTAAAGATATAGTCTGTAACAAACCTCTTTAATGCATCTATTGCTATAGGTCTATCAAAATCACCGCGTTTACATTTGGACTCACAAGGGTGGGGACATACATATCCACAAACGGCAGGAAAGGGATTGGTTTCTTTCATCAATTTATAGGAATCTTCATATTTACCCTGACTAATCAGACGGATATAGCCGGGTACATCCATATGGGCGGGACATCGATGCTGGCAGCGAATATTTTGTTGTAACCAATCCAGATCTAGAAGCGCTCTTATTCCTTTTTTTGGTATAGTAGCTTGATTCATAAAACACACTAACTTTCTAAAAAATCTTTAATTAATATTTTTACATTACACAACTAACTCCGTTTCAAGAGGGACGATTTTGCTGGTATCAACAACTAACTTGCCACTATCATCTAAAACAATTTCAAAATGATTCAAAGGTCTGGGGGCTGGTCCTGCAAAGTTTACACCGTTCCGATAGTATTTACTTCCGTGACAGGGGCACTCAAAGATATTCTTTTCCTTCGAGAATTCTACTGCACACCCCAGGTGCTGGCATACGACAGAAAGTGCTTTAAAACTATTGCCATCACGGACGACAAATATCTTCCTTGATTTTAATGTTGTCACTGAATTTTCCGGAAACGACTTGGGATCCCCGACAGAGAACCTCGGTGAAGGTTCATAAAGCACTTTCGGATAAAAAAAACCTTTATACCCCAAAATTTGTGATAAATACGCCCCTATTGTGACAAAAAACAAACCCCAACCAGCTAAAGTCAAAATGCTCCTCCGGGAGAAAGTAAACCAAATCCCCCTTTCTTTTTCTGATGTGTAGTTTTGATTCTTTTCCTTTATTTCCATAACAACCTCCTACCTTAAAAACCTTTCAAACCCCTTATTTTCTCTGGGCTTTGCGTACAAATTCCTTCTTTACAACCGAAAATATCTTCCATCGTTTTACGAATGGCGAATATTATATTTATCAATGAGAAAAGTCAAGGATAATTTATCAATAGATACAATATATTTGTGTTTTTATGCTTTTTTTATCAATAACCGATACGCGTTTTCCATATTTTCTACCTTTATGATTTTATGGCCCTCTTCTTTCACACTCCGGGGAACGCTTCTTATCGGTTCACCATCATCAAGTATTACCTCCAAAATCTGGCCGGAATCCAGCATCTCCAGCTTTAATTTTGTTTTCACAAAATTAATCGGACAAAGTACACCCCTTAAGTCAATCCGATCGTCTGGAACAATCTTTCCATCTTCTGCCATTTATAAAACTCCAAAACGTTTTGTTTATAGTTTTGCCCTGCCGCTCTCTTATTTAACAATCTTACCCGTTGGGACGAAATAAAACTACGATCCAATTATGAATTTATTCCTTCTTCTTTAAACTGTTTCTTTTCTTCATCAAAAACCCATGACTTAATATCAATCTTTTCGCCATTCTCTATAGCAACAATTATATACGAAAACCAGGAACAGGCATGCTCAGCATCATATATTGATGGAATGGCTGGATGGTCAGGATGAGAATGATAAACACCTATGATTTGCAAACCATTTTTCACAGCTTCCCTATCAACTCTTTCAAAGTCTCCACGCTCTATGACATATCTGTCATGTGCTCTTTGAAAATTTTTATTTTGTACAGGACGGACTTCAACCACCTTTTTTTCAGATGTATTTGTCCCAAGTAATAATCCACAACATTCCAAGGGGTAGCTCTTCTTTACCTGTTCCACTATCTCCGTGAGCTTATCATTACCGATACACAGCAAGGCCGTCAACTCCTCACATTTTCCAGCGAACCTTTTAGTTACACACCTGCCCAAAAACTTGTGCTCAAATACCGATCACCTCTATCGGGGAAAACCGTAACAATTGTACCCTTCTCAATTTCACCCGCAATCTTCAACGATGCAACAAGCGCAGCACCTGAAGAGTACCCCACAAAAAATCCCTCTTCGGCCGCAAGCCTCTTAACAGCCTCGTAGGCATCTTCTGTCTCTACTGCGATCTTTCTATCGGGAAAATGGTCATCATAAATACCCGGGACAATTGAAGTCGCCATATGCTTCATACCTTCTAATCCATGAATAGGAGTGGCTGGCTCAACTGCTATCACCTGAATATCAGGATTGTATTCCTTCAGACGCCGCCCCGTACCCATAAGGGTACCGCTTGTACCCAAAGATGCAATAAAATGAGTCACCCTACCTGCCGTTTGTTCCCATATCTCCACACCTGTTGTTTCAAAATGTACCCTCCAATTCGCAGGGTTATTATACTGATCTGCATAAAAATACCTTGATGGCTCTTCATTTACTATTCTTTTCGCCTCTAACATGGCACCATCAGAACCCAGTAATGGATCCGTGAACACCATGGCAGCGCCGAAGGCACGTACAATTCTCTTCCTTTCCTCACTGACGTTCAAAGGCATCACCAGAGTCACTTTATATCCTTTCGAGGCACCAATGAGAGCATAGGCAATACCGGTATTTCCGGAAGTTGAGTCTATGATAATTTTATCGTGGTTTAGCCTGCCTGATTTCTCCGCCTCTTCTATAATCCGCAATGCAGGCCGATCCTTTACCGATCCACCTGGATTAAACCATTCTGCCTTAGCATAAACTCCAACATCCTTATTTCTTAATCCTTTTGTAATTCTATTGATCTTTAATAAGGGAGTATTTCCAATTTTATCCAAAATTGAAGTATGAGAAGGATTCTTCGGGATGTATTTCGTACCCTTTCCCTTTGTCACGATACTTGTCACGATGTTACCTTATCTTTCTTCATATAAATAACTGCGTTTCTGCACCATCAGCTATTTCCAAAAGGGTAGTTAACCCCAGTATATCATCAACCCTTGATCTGACAACGGATTCTTCCAACTCCATCAGCTTCACAGCCCCTGTGCATGCATAAACCTTTAAATTCCCCATAGCTCTTACATCGCGGAGGAGTTCTTTGAGTGAAATGGGATTGATCTCCTGCATCCGTTTTGACAACCTCTCCCCCTCTTCACCATATTCAGCAGATAGTCTTGTAACATCAAACTCTTCATTCACAAACCTCTTCAACGCCCAAAAAAAGAGAAAAATATACGTTTCTCTTCCCATCGATGCTGCTGTTATAGCCAGAGTAATGATCTGATAGAGTTTATCATAGGTACCGCCATGAGCAAAGATGACGAACTTTTTTTTATCCTTCACGCGAATACCCTTACGAGGATTTTACCAACGTACCCACGACTTCTTTCCTGAACTTTTCCAAACCTACGCGGTCTATACAGGAACCGATTCTTTCTTTCGGCTTACCGTTCTCTTTATACCATTTTACCGTTGCATCAATAAAATCGTTTACTTTATTATCGGGTAAAAAATTTGCTACCTCATTTGCCTCCCGCGGGTGTCGTCCATGTTTTCCACCCACACGCACTAACCAGCCTTTCTTCTTGTCCTTCCAGGCATCCGTTGGACAAGCCCTGATACAATCACCGCAATAGACACATTTCGATTCATCAAACATTGGCCTACCCTCTTTATCAGAGACAATTGCACCCTCCTGGCAGGCCTTAGCACATAAGGTACAGCCGTTACATAGATCTTTGCTCCACACCGGATAAACTACTCCCTGAAACCCAAGATCCATCTCCCTTGTCCTTGTACAATCTATCGGACAGCCGGAAAATCCCATTTTAAATTTATGAGGGCAGGGAGTGCCAAAAAACTTTTCGTCTACCTCTAACGCCTTGGACTGTGTATCCATAATTCCATTGGGATTATACTCACAGCCGCCACACGCCGTCGGTACCCGAACCCTGGGGCCGCAGGAGGCCACTTTCTGCCCCACCGCTGCCAATTCTTTCACCACCGCATCGAAGTCATTAATATGAACACCAATGATCTCCACCGACTGTCTGAAACTCAAGTGACAATACCCGAGACGGCTGTATTTCTTCGCAACCTCTGCAATTTTCAACAGCTTTTCAGGGGTAATCCTCCCGCCAGGAACCTTTAACCGTACAGTAAAGAGGTCCTTTTGTGTCTGTTTTATAAAACCACCGGATTTCAATTCATTAAGATCAATTCTTTGTGTCACAGTCTTTTCCGCCATTCAAACTCCTAACATTTTTGGTATAACTCACTGTTTTTATAAACAATTAGCAAAACGCCAATTACATAAAGCAAAAACCAACATAATTATTAATTTTTATATTAACAATTCACCAAAAATCTTGCAAGAAAAAAGAAGTCTATAGACATTGTCGACTTAATTATCTTTCGAAATTTTTTCAGATACGATCTCGAACATCTTCTTTTTTGCCTCTAACACACCTTTTTCCTTAATAAGCTCAAGCATATCAAGCCCGGCAATTCGCTGTAATATATCTCGTCTTACAGATTCTTCTTTTACTTCGGAAAGTATCTTTCGCCGCATCTCTGATAAAAGCTTTGTAAATTCACCATACTCATCTCCAAACTGTTTTTCCAGAAATTCCCTTATATTACGGGCTAAAGCAGGGCTTGCCCCCCCCGTTGAGATGCTAATGCAGAGATCGCCCCGCATAACAGATGAAGGCACAATGAAAGAACAAAATTCCGGTTTGTCGACAACATTTACCAGGATTCCCCTTTCGATGGCATCGGAATAAATCATTTTGTTCACCGCACCATCATCCGTAGAAGCAACGACGAGTACCGCTCCTTTCAGAAACTTTGCGTCATATTCCTGTTGAACTCGTTCAATCCCTGTTTCTTTCTCAAGTTCAGGACAAAATTCGGGAGACACTACTGTTACCTTTGCGCCGGCATCTTTCAGGCTACATACCTTGCGCCAGGCAACATTACCACCACCCACCACCACACACCTCTTATCCTGAATATTCAGAAATACCGGATAATATTTTGCCATCGTATCAAAGCTCTATGTAAAGTTTTCACCTCTGACTAAATCTTCGTATGTCTCTCGTTTTCTGATAATACGATACTGATTGCCATCCACAAGCACTTCACATGGGCGTGGGCGGGAATTGTAACTGGAACTCATCGAAAAACCATACGCACCGGCACTGAATATTGTCAATAAATCCCCCCCTTTTACCCTGGGCAGAGCCCTATTGGCCGCAAAGACATCGCTACTCTCACAAACCGGACCTACAATATCTACCAAATCCATACCCGTTTTTACCGGGGATTTACCAGGATTTTCCGCCTCTGGCATCTTTATATTCGTATTTACCGGCCATATCCTGTGAAATGCATCGTAAAGTGCAGGGCGTATTAAATCGTTCATAGCCGCATCACAAATGACAAATTTCTTACCATGCACGGTCTCTTTTGTATAAATTACCCTGGTAACTAAAATCCCGGAATTCCCTACAATGAACCGCCCCGGTTCCAGAATAAGATTACATTGCATCTCCTTCACCAGCGGGAGAATTTTTAATGCATAATCTTTCGGCCGTATTACTTTTTCACCTGTATATGAGATACAATAGCCACCCCCTATGTTCATAAACTCAATATCCAGTCCCCCATCTCTGCAGTTTTTAACAAACCTCACGACCTTCCTAAGGGCGCGCACGTAAGGGTCAACCGTGTAAATAGGTGAGCCCAGGTGCACATGCAACCCGCACAGGTCAACGTTCGGATAGGATGCAGATTGTTTAATAATCCTTTCAGCTTCGGTAAAATCGATACCGAACTTGTTTTCCTTTTTTCCCGTAGTAGTCTTCGCATGTGTTTTTGCATCGATGTCAGGATTGATTCGCAAGGCTACTCTCGGCACTTTTCCCGCCTCCTCAGCCAGGGCATTAATATGCTCGAGTTCTGCCTGCGATTCTACATTAAACATAAAAATGTCATTCTCCAGGGCATATTTTATCTCCTTATCTGTTTTCCCCACACCAGCAAATACAATCTTAGACGGGTCGCCTCCGGCCTTGATTGCCCGAAACAACTCGCCGCCGGAAACCACATCAAACCCCGATCCTTCCTCTGCCAATGTCTTACATATTGAGAGGTTCGAATTGGACTTTACTGAAAAACATATCAGCGCATCGACATCCTGAAAGGCTGTCTTTAACTCGCGGAAACGTGATAAAATCGCATTTTTGCTATAGATATAGGCAGGAGTTCCCACCTCCGAAATAATATCTTCTATCTTTACATTTTCACAAAAGAGCGCCTTGCCCCTATATTCAAAAGCATCCATAGACTATTTACCCATTCTCATCCTTTACTCAGTTTTTTTCCCCAATACGCAATACGCTTTTTAACAAAACCCGGTGCCGTAGAACCGTAACTTTTATAATTCTTGATACAATTTTCTACTCCCAGCACTTTATAAACATCCTTTTCTATGACGGAAGAAAATGCCTTAAAACTCTCCAATCGCAAGTCCATCAACCTGCATTGCACCCGAATACATTCCCGCACGATCTTCCCGACAATCTCGTGGGCCATACGGAAAGGTATACCCTTTTTGACCAAGTACTCCGCCAATGCTGTGGCATCAATAAATCCCTTCTCGCATGCCAGCATCATCCGTTCACCATGAAAACTGGTATTTGCCACAAGTTCAGCCAGAACAGATAACGAAGTCTGAACAGTATCCGATGCATCAAATATCGCCATCTTATCCTCCTGCATGTCACGATTATACGTTAATGGCAATCCCTTGAGCAATGTGAGCAAAGACGTCAAATGGCCAAACACGCGACCACATTTACCCCGGATCAGCTCAAGTACATCGGGATTCTTTTTTTGGGGCATAATACTGGAGCCCGTGCAATAGGCATCACTGATTTCGATAAACTTCACCTCATCGTTGCACCAGATAATCCATTCCTCGCAGAGACGGGAGAGATGCAGGGCGACCATGGAAAGGCAAAACGCATACTCAGCACAGAAATCCCTGTCACTCACGGCATCCATGCTGTTTTCACAAACCCCTTCAAAACCAAGCATTTTCGCCGTAAACATCGGATCGGTTGGAAGCGTTGTCCCTGCAAGCGCACAAGCACCCAGCGGTGATTTGTTGAGCCGGACACAACAATCCTGAAGCCGCTTCTTGTCACGTTCCAGCATCTCCACGTATGCCAGCAAGTAGTGGGATACCAGCACCGGCTGGGCATGTTGAAGGTGGGTAAAACCCGGCATAATCTGCCCCAAAAACGTTTTCCCTTTTTTCACGAATTCCCTTTGTAATGCCGTCAGGAGACCTATCGTTTCGTGCGTCTGATTGCGTGCCCAGAGCCGCAGGTCGAGGGCAACCTGGTCATTTCGGCTTCGGGCGGTATGGAGCTTTTTGCCGGCATCGCC
This genomic interval carries:
- a CDS encoding DUF4405 domain-containing protein, which encodes MKLIPELKKKITDNEIWRSVFRHGYTDTPRNRALQIISNVWLHLHPAKVREHGTKIRFTWCMGGITFFIFLFEAITGILLMFYYVPDVNRAYADIVDLMYVVPFGRFLRNSHRWGAHAMVITVSIHMFRVFLTGSYKPPRQFNWVVGVFLLVLTFLLSFTGYLLPWDQLGYWAITVGTNMARATPFLGHEGPFSYILGMRPDNDIRFALLGGTLIEAPALLRAYVWHCIGIPVVASALMMVHFWRVRKDGGISGPL
- a CDS encoding ubiquinol-cytochrome c reductase iron-sulfur subunit; the encoded protein is MEIKEKNQNYTSEKERGIWFTFSRRSILTLAGWGLFFVTIGAYLSQILGYKGFFYPKVLYEPSPRFSVGDPKSFPENSVTTLKSRKIFVVRDGNSFKALSVVCQHLGCAVEFSKEKNIFECPCHGSKYYRNGVNFAGPAPRPLNHFEIVLDDSGKLVVDTSKIVPLETELVV
- the lysA gene encoding diaminopimelate decarboxylase yields the protein MDAFEYRGKALFCENVKIEDIISEVGTPAYIYSKNAILSRFRELKTAFQDVDALICFSVKSNSNLSICKTLAEEGSGFDVVSGGELFRAIKAGGDPSKIVFAGVGKTDKEIKYALENDIFMFNVESQAELEHINALAEEAGKVPRVALRINPDIDAKTHAKTTTGKKENKFGIDFTEAERIIKQSASYPNVDLCGLHVHLGSPIYTVDPYVRALRKVVRFVKNCRDGGLDIEFMNIGGGYCISYTGEKVIRPKDYALKILPLVKEMQCNLILEPGRFIVGNSGILVTRVIYTKETVHGKKFVICDAAMNDLIRPALYDAFHRIWPVNTNIKMPEAENPGKSPVKTGMDLVDIVGPVCESSDVFAANRALPRVKGGDLLTIFSAGAYGFSMSSSYNSRPRPCEVLVDGNQYRIIRKRETYEDLVRGENFT
- a CDS encoding bifunctional precorrin-2 dehydrogenase/sirohydrochlorin ferrochelatase, whose product is MAKYYPVFLNIQDKRCVVVGGGNVAWRKVCSLKDAGAKVTVVSPEFCPELEKETGIERVQQEYDAKFLKGAVLVVASTDDGAVNKMIYSDAIERGILVNVVDKPEFCSFIVPSSVMRGDLCISISTGGASPALARNIREFLEKQFGDEYGEFTKLLSEMRRKILSEVKEESVRRDILQRIAGLDMLELIKEKGVLEAKKKMFEIVSEKISKDN
- a CDS encoding sulfurtransferase TusA family protein; the protein is MAEDGKIVPDDRIDLRGVLCPINFVKTKLKLEMLDSGQILEVILDDGEPIRSVPRSVKEEGHKIIKVENMENAYRLLIKKA
- the argH gene encoding argininosuccinate lyase, translated to MKQKKPWGGRFTKQTAASVELFTESVSFDWRLYQHDIEGSIAHATMLARCRLITGKEKDAIVKGLKEILAEIESNKFEFKKSLEDVHMNIESALIERIGDAGKKLHTARSRNDQVALDLRLWARNQTHETIGLLTALQREFVKKGKTFLGQIMPGFTHLQHAQPVLVSHYLLAYVEMLERDKKRLQDCCVRLNKSPLGACALAGTTLPTDPMFTAKMLGFEGVCENSMDAVSDRDFCAEYAFCLSMVALHLSRLCEEWIIWCNDEVKFIEISDAYCTGSSIMPQKKNPDVLELIRGKCGRVFGHLTSLLTLLKGLPLTYNRDMQEDKMAIFDASDTVQTSLSVLAELVANTSFHGERMMLACEKGFIDATALAEYLVKKGIPFRMAHEIVGKIVRECIRVQCRLMDLRLESFKAFSSVIEKDVYKVLGVENCIKNYKSYGSTAPGFVKKRIAYWGKKLSKG
- a CDS encoding 4Fe-4S dicluster domain-containing protein is translated as MAEKTVTQRIDLNELKSGGFIKQTQKDLFTVRLKVPGGRITPEKLLKIAEVAKKYSRLGYCHLSFRQSVEIIGVHINDFDAVVKELAAVGQKVASCGPRVRVPTACGGCEYNPNGIMDTQSKALEVDEKFFGTPCPHKFKMGFSGCPIDCTRTREMDLGFQGVVYPVWSKDLCNGCTLCAKACQEGAIVSDKEGRPMFDESKCVYCGDCIRACPTDAWKDKKKGWLVRVGGKHGRHPREANEVANFLPDNKVNDFIDATVKWYKENGKPKERIGSCIDRVGLEKFRKEVVGTLVKSS
- a CDS encoding M67 family peptidase codes for the protein MGRCVTKRFAGKCEELTALLCIGNDKLTEIVEQVKKSYPLECCGLLLGTNTSEKKVVEVRPVQNKNFQRAHDRYVIERGDFERVDREAVKNGLQIIGVYHSHPDHPAIPSIYDAEHACSWFSYIIVAIENGEKIDIKSWVFDEEKKQFKEEGINS
- a CDS encoding FAD-dependent oxidoreductase; the encoded protein is MNQATIPKKGIRALLDLDWLQQNIRCQHRCPAHMDVPGYIRLISQGKYEDSYKLMKETNPFPAVCGYVCPHPCESKCKRGDFDRPIAIDALKRFVTDYIFKNKIRIPPPNVKQREEKVAVIGAGPAGLTAAYDLAGMGYRVTVFEKESQVGGMMMWAIPSYRLPREQIMFDVSHILARGVEIKTNTPIGGPGKTIPDLFREGYKAVFIAVGAQKGKRLEIPGEEGTVGVMDCLEFLKNVNDGDTRSPGKKVAVIGGGNSAIDAVRTAKRLGQEAFIVYRRTREEMPALSWEIEEAEHEGVRFHFLSAPIRVIAENGRVKALECIKMRLGKPDSTGRRRPEPIPNSEFMLETDCIITAISQEADLKFLGDGHGINVTKWGTITVDDNLLTNKEGIFAGGDVTLGPSTIIECIAQGHTAAKSIDKYIRGEEIQEPKKKVWVTLLDGEFNLREENFDAVPRQNMEMLPVGEREGTFNLVELGLSEDQARIEALRCLKCDLSINVETNECILCGRCSMVCPVGALKQVDVSDENKEYRPFVSKDGIVIKYTDVCIRCGNCKDCPVNVITLKRVLWKPNEEINKTLEREE
- a CDS encoding cysteine synthase family protein, whose translation is MVTKGKGTKYIPKNPSHTSILDKIGNTPLLKINRITKGLRNKDVGVYAKAEWFNPGGSVKDRPALRIIEEAEKSGRLNHDKIIIDSTSGNTGIAYALIGASKGYKVTLVMPLNVSEERKRIVRAFGAAMVFTDPLLGSDGAMLEAKRIVNEEPSRYFYADQYNNPANWRVHFETTGVEIWEQTAGRVTHFIASLGTSGTLMGTGRRLKEYNPDIQVIAVEPATPIHGLEGMKHMATSIVPGIYDDHFPDRKIAVETEDAYEAVKRLAAEEGFFVGYSSGAALVASLKIAGEIEKGTIVTVFPDRGDRYLSTSFWAGV